A window of the Roseburia sp. 831b genome harbors these coding sequences:
- a CDS encoding class I SAM-dependent DNA methyltransferase translates to MEAYTSFAQVYDLFMDNVPYEEWCEYIKSLLKEYKIEDGLVLDLGCGTGKLTRLLEDAGYDMIGIDYSEEMLEIAREHQEEGSNILYLLQDMREFELYGTVRAVVSVCDSMNYITEEEDLLQVFRLVNNYLDPKGLFIFDLNTVYKYKELLGETTISENREEGSFIWDNYYEEEEQINEYDLTLFIKEKDNLYRKYEETHFQKAYTLEKVKELLEKAGMEFVTAYDAFTRDAVKEDSERIYVIAKENGK, encoded by the coding sequence TTGGAAGCATATACAAGCTTTGCACAGGTGTATGATTTGTTCATGGACAATGTTCCGTACGAGGAATGGTGTGAATACATCAAGAGCCTGCTGAAAGAATACAAAATAGAAGATGGTCTGGTGTTGGATTTGGGCTGTGGGACAGGAAAGCTTACCAGACTTTTAGAGGATGCCGGATATGATATGATAGGAATCGATTATTCCGAGGAAATGCTTGAGATTGCAAGAGAGCATCAGGAGGAAGGTTCTAATATTTTATATCTGCTGCAGGATATGAGAGAATTTGAACTTTATGGAACCGTAAGGGCAGTTGTCAGTGTCTGTGATTCCATGAATTATATCACGGAGGAAGAAGATTTGCTTCAGGTGTTCCGGCTGGTGAACAACTATCTAGACCCGAAGGGACTTTTTATTTTCGATCTGAATACGGTATACAAGTACAAAGAGCTGTTAGGTGAGACAACCATCAGTGAGAACCGTGAAGAGGGAAGTTTTATCTGGGATAATTATTATGAGGAAGAGGAACAGATAAATGAATACGATCTGACTCTTTTTATTAAGGAAAAAGACAATCTTTACCGTAAATATGAAGAAACACATTTCCAGAAGGCATATACGCTGGAAAAAGTGAAAGAATTATTAGAAAAGGCCGGTATGGAGTTTGTGACTGCGTACGACGCCTTTACGAGAGATGCTGTAAAAGAAGACAGTGAACGAATTTATGTAATAGCAAAGGAGAATGGAAAATAA
- the hslO gene encoding Hsp33 family molecular chaperone HslO: MADYIVRATAADDAIRAFAITSKDLVETARQHHNTSPIMTAALGRLLSAGAMMGTMMKGEKDLLTIQIQCSGPAKGLTVTADAAGHVKGYAVTPDVDLPPNAQGKLNVGGALDMGVLSVIKDMGLKEPYVGQTVLQTGEIAEDLTYYFATSEQIPSAVGLGVLMNKDNTVEQAGGFIIQLMPFTSEEVIEKLEEKIKTIDSVTQMLENGLTPEGILEEILGEFGVTITEKMPAEFKCDCSKERVSKALASISKKDLQDIINDGEEIEVKCQFCNTAYKFGIDELKEIQK, translated from the coding sequence ATGGCAGATTATATTGTTAGAGCAACAGCAGCGGATGATGCAATCCGTGCATTTGCAATCACATCAAAAGATTTAGTGGAGACAGCGAGACAGCATCACAATACAAGTCCGATTATGACAGCAGCGCTTGGAAGACTTCTTTCTGCAGGTGCGATGATGGGAACGATGATGAAGGGGGAAAAAGACCTTTTAACCATTCAGATTCAGTGCAGCGGTCCTGCAAAAGGACTTACGGTGACAGCAGATGCAGCAGGTCATGTCAAAGGTTATGCCGTAACCCCGGACGTTGACCTGCCGCCGAATGCGCAGGGCAAATTAAACGTTGGCGGTGCGCTTGACATGGGCGTGCTTAGCGTTATCAAGGATATGGGATTAAAAGAGCCATACGTAGGACAGACCGTATTACAGACCGGAGAGATTGCAGAGGATTTGACCTATTATTTTGCAACTTCCGAGCAGATTCCATCAGCCGTTGGTCTTGGCGTATTGATGAACAAAGACAATACGGTGGAGCAGGCAGGTGGTTTTATTATCCAGCTGATGCCTTTTACCAGCGAGGAAGTGATTGAAAAGTTAGAAGAAAAGATTAAAACCATCGATTCTGTTACCCAGATGTTAGAGAATGGACTGACACCAGAGGGAATCTTAGAAGAGATTTTAGGTGAGTTCGGAGTAACCATTACCGAAAAAATGCCGGCAGAGTTCAAATGTGACTGTTCCAAAGAGCGTGTCTCAAAAGCCCTTGCAAGTATCAGCAAGAAAGATTTGCAGGACATCATCAACGATGGAGAAGAAATCGAGGTAAAATGCCAGTTCTGCAACACAGCATACAAATTTGGAATTGATGAATTAAAGGAGATTCAAAAGTGA
- a CDS encoding NAD(+) synthase has translation MRQGFVKVAAVTPKIGVADVKENARLLFYHIKEAEENGAKIIVLPELCLSGYTCNDLFLQELLLRSVKEQLFELTDMTSFVDALIFVGMPLEYNGKLYNVAAALNHGKILGFVPKTYLPNYNEFYEARHFTRGMEQVVEVPLRENLSVPMGTNLMFYCRQMPELRVAAEICEDVWTPEPPSIRHALNGANVIVNLSASDETTGKDLYREELIAGQSARLLCGYVYASAGDGESTQDVVYSGHNIIAEDGRILKKAARFVNETIYSEFDILKLNAERRRMSTYETRDDSYCKVGFSLEIEETKLTRYVDPAPFVPSSQADRQKRCDEILMIQSMGLKKRLEHTHCKTAVVGISGGLDSTLALLVTVRAFDLLGMDHKNIKAVTMPGFGTTDRTYDNAVNLIKCLGCDFIEVDIKDAVNIHFRDIGQDPSVHDVTYENGQARERTQILMDIANKENGMVIGTGDMSELALGWATYNGDHMSMYAVNCSVPKTLVRHLVQFYADTCNEKKLEEVLLDVLDTPVSPELLPPTDGKISQKTEDIVGPYELHDFYLYYLLRFGYSPAKIYRLAKIAFAGTYGNDVILKWLKTFCRRFFMQQFKRSCLPDGPKVGTVAVSPRGDLRMPSDACASLWMEEIEQLEA, from the coding sequence GTGAGACAGGGATTTGTAAAAGTTGCGGCAGTTACGCCTAAAATCGGTGTCGCAGATGTAAAAGAGAACGCAAGACTCCTTTTTTACCATATCAAAGAAGCGGAAGAAAACGGAGCAAAAATCATTGTTTTGCCAGAACTTTGTCTAAGTGGTTATACCTGTAATGACCTGTTTTTACAGGAGTTACTGCTTCGTTCTGTAAAAGAACAACTGTTCGAATTGACGGATATGACATCGTTTGTGGACGCACTGATTTTTGTGGGTATGCCACTGGAATACAATGGGAAGCTTTATAACGTGGCAGCGGCACTTAACCATGGAAAAATACTTGGATTTGTGCCAAAGACCTACCTTCCAAATTACAACGAGTTCTACGAGGCAAGACATTTTACAAGGGGAATGGAACAGGTCGTAGAGGTACCGTTAAGGGAAAACTTGTCCGTTCCAATGGGAACCAACCTTATGTTCTACTGCAGACAGATGCCGGAACTTCGCGTGGCAGCCGAAATCTGTGAGGACGTGTGGACACCGGAGCCGCCAAGTATCCGTCATGCCTTAAATGGAGCAAATGTGATTGTGAACCTTTCTGCATCTGATGAGACGACCGGAAAAGATTTATACCGCGAGGAGCTGATTGCAGGGCAGTCTGCGAGACTTTTATGTGGTTACGTTTATGCGAGTGCCGGTGATGGAGAATCGACGCAGGATGTCGTATATTCCGGTCACAACATCATTGCAGAGGATGGAAGAATCCTAAAGAAAGCAGCACGTTTTGTCAATGAGACGATTTATTCGGAATTTGATATTTTAAAATTAAATGCGGAGCGCCGCAGAATGTCAACGTATGAGACAAGGGATGATTCCTATTGTAAGGTAGGATTTTCGTTAGAGATAGAAGAGACGAAACTTACAAGATATGTTGACCCGGCACCGTTTGTACCAAGCAGCCAGGCGGACAGACAGAAGCGCTGCGATGAAATTTTAATGATTCAGTCGATGGGATTAAAAAAGAGACTGGAGCATACGCATTGTAAGACAGCTGTAGTTGGAATCTCCGGCGGACTGGATTCGACACTGGCACTTCTTGTTACAGTAAGAGCGTTTGATTTGCTTGGAATGGATCATAAGAACATCAAGGCAGTGACGATGCCTGGTTTTGGAACGACGGACCGTACCTATGACAATGCGGTGAACTTAATCAAATGCCTTGGATGTGATTTTATTGAGGTAGATATTAAAGATGCCGTCAATATTCATTTCCGTGATATTGGTCAGGACCCGTCGGTTCATGATGTGACCTATGAGAATGGACAGGCGAGAGAACGTACCCAGATTTTGATGGATATTGCAAATAAAGAAAATGGAATGGTAATCGGAACCGGTGACATGTCGGAGCTTGCACTTGGATGGGCAACCTACAACGGAGATCACATGTCCATGTATGCGGTAAACTGTTCCGTGCCAAAGACGCTGGTTCGTCATCTGGTACAGTTTTATGCAGACACCTGCAACGAGAAAAAATTAGAGGAAGTATTGTTAGATGTCCTGGATACACCGGTATCACCGGAGCTGTTACCACCGACGGACGGCAAGATTTCCCAGAAGACAGAGGATATCGTAGGACCTTACGAACTGCATGATTTCTACTTATATTATCTGCTTCGTTTTGGCTATTCCCCGGCGAAAATTTACCGCCTTGCAAAAATTGCGTTTGCCGGAACTTATGGCAATGATGTAATTTTAAAATGGCTCAAAACATTTTGCAGAAGATTTTTCATGCAGCAGTTTAAACGTTCCTGCCTCCCGGATGGACCAAAAGTCGGAACGGTTGCGGTATCGCCAAGAGGTGATTTGAGAATGCCTTCGGATGCCTGTGCAAGTCTTTGGATGGAAGAGATAGAACAGTTAGAAGCGTAA
- a CDS encoding phosphatase PAP2 family protein has protein sequence MKTLTRKKVNEFIAKYKHGLLLLYFLIYLPWFGYLEENVTTHFHVIHVALDDKIPFCEYFIIPYMLWFAYVAWGVAYFFFKNKSEYYKLCAFLFTGMTIFLVISTVYPNGHYLRPTTFERDNIFVQAVQWLYSTDTPTNLFPSIHVYNSLGINMAVWHSENFKKNKPVRYGSAILCISIILSTMFLKQHSVFDVVTGIVLAAFMFSLVYARSWANEPEHELERNLHQY, from the coding sequence ATGAAAACATTAACACGTAAAAAGGTAAATGAATTCATTGCAAAATACAAACACGGACTTTTATTGTTGTATTTTCTAATCTATCTTCCATGGTTTGGATATCTGGAAGAGAATGTAACAACACATTTTCATGTTATTCATGTGGCACTTGATGATAAAATTCCATTTTGTGAATATTTTATCATTCCATATATGCTCTGGTTTGCCTATGTAGCCTGGGGAGTTGCCTATTTCTTCTTTAAAAATAAAAGCGAATATTACAAGCTGTGCGCATTCCTTTTCACCGGAATGACCATCTTCCTTGTAATTTCTACCGTATACCCGAACGGACATTACCTTCGTCCAACCACTTTTGAACGTGACAACATCTTTGTTCAGGCAGTACAGTGGCTCTACTCCACCGATACCCCTACGAACCTGTTTCCAAGTATTCACGTTTATAATTCCCTTGGAATTAACATGGCAGTCTGGCATAGTGAGAATTTCAAGAAAAATAAACCGGTTCGATATGGTTCCGCAATTCTTTGTATCAGCATCATCTTATCAACCATGTTTTTAAAACAGCACTCCGTTTTTGATGTTGTAACCGGCATTGTTCTTGCAGCCTTTATGTTCTCTTTGGTTTATGCAAGAAGCTGGGCAAATGAACCGGAACATGAATTAGAACGTAATTTACACCAGTATTAA
- a CDS encoding DUF6709 family protein, translating to MIENYEHYITKNIKALYKRRLVYPIVYVITLLILWIYFSLSDLLFPVTVSDSSDLSTAYEKNIQYVHTTVNDLQFTGYTQTKYGRTTGYYYYTKSEDGCLIVLLSPTTCEQGLPSMESVTLTGKLAKKDTAFATLLENLSSDLDWTNQGITSKVSPYYLSQPGYHKGANIFLFGVIFLTGGYALLCIVLFILFINVPFLSPPCQDLALFGHPKELLAQAEEELATLPQLATEDMFITEHYFIETSKYGTAIVPIDQIIWIYKYSTLHQFFWYHFSISYTLHISANKHLYIRCPKNIKSDIDGIMDYLAEANHNILVGFNEKNRLKVQEIQGTPMHFEKIIAFLKKRI from the coding sequence ATGATAGAAAATTACGAACACTATATCACCAAAAATATTAAGGCTTTATACAAAAGGCGGCTTGTCTACCCGATTGTCTATGTCATTACACTTTTGATTCTGTGGATTTATTTTTCATTGTCAGATTTGCTTTTTCCTGTTACGGTTTCGGACTCTTCTGACTTATCCACCGCGTATGAAAAAAATATCCAATATGTCCACACCACTGTGAACGATTTGCAGTTTACGGGGTATACCCAGACAAAATATGGTCGTACCACAGGATATTATTACTATACCAAAAGCGAGGATGGCTGTCTGATTGTCCTGTTATCCCCTACCACCTGTGAGCAGGGACTTCCATCCATGGAATCCGTCACACTCACCGGAAAGCTTGCAAAAAAAGATACGGCTTTTGCCACTTTGTTGGAAAACCTGTCCTCGGACTTAGACTGGACAAACCAGGGCATCACCAGTAAAGTTTCTCCTTACTATCTAAGCCAGCCAGGCTATCACAAGGGAGCGAACATTTTCCTGTTTGGTGTTATCTTTTTAACAGGCGGCTACGCACTTTTATGTATTGTACTGTTTATCCTGTTCATTAACGTCCCGTTTTTATCGCCTCCTTGCCAGGATCTCGCCTTGTTTGGTCATCCTAAGGAATTGTTAGCTCAGGCAGAAGAAGAGCTTGCAACGCTGCCACAGCTTGCGACAGAGGATATGTTTATTACCGAGCATTACTTTATTGAAACATCGAAGTACGGAACTGCGATTGTGCCAATTGACCAGATTATCTGGATTTACAAGTATTCAACCTTGCATCAGTTCTTCTGGTATCACTTTAGCATTTCCTATACGCTTCATATCTCAGCAAACAAGCACCTATACATCCGCTGTCCAAAGAATATCAAATCTGACATCGATGGTATCATGGACTACCTTGCCGAGGCAAACCACAATATTTTAGTCGGATTTAATGAAAAGAACCGCTTGAAAGTTCAGGAGATTCAGGGAACGCCGATGCATTTTGAAAAGATTATTGCATTTTTGAAAAAGAGAATTTAA